The following are encoded together in the Daucus carota subsp. sativus chromosome 5, DH1 v3.0, whole genome shotgun sequence genome:
- the LOC108222094 gene encoding zeatin O-glucosyltransferase, translating to MAKDTQITVVMVPFLAQGHLGQLLHLSRLISTYNIPVHYVSTTTHIRQARSRHQGWDLLAYDNIHIHEYPIPDYDCPDPNPNAPSKFPSQLQPAFEASIHLRGPVCKLLTTLSATSRRIVIIHDYLMASVVQDFVSIPNAESYTFQTCSAFFTFTYYWDYAGRPIAADDQILQQLISTEGSLTPELLAFGEKQEIYVQKSSGEIYNTSRAIEGYYLDLFEKMQVGKKHWAIGPFNPVDICKEPDQKRHKCLEWLDNQVSNSVIYVSFGTTTCLTDEQIHAIAVGLENSGQRFIWVLRDADKGDIFTGDVRKAELPTGYEDRILEARQGMIVRGWAPQLEILAHTSTGGFMSHCGWNSCLESLTMGVPMATWPMHSDQPRNSELITKALKLGVVVKDWTPENDLVGSLQIEKAVKKLIASKEGDEMRKRAAEYRNDIKKSVTEGGDSRLEMDSFVDHITRE from the coding sequence ATGGCAAAGGATACGCAAATAACAGTAGTGATGGTGCCGTTTCTAGCACAAGGCCACCTGGGTCAGCTCCTCCATCTCTCCCGTCTCATCTCCACTTATAACATCCCGGTCCACTATGTCAGCACCACGACTCACATCCGCCAAGCCAGAAGCCGTCACCAGGGATGGGACCTCCTGGCCTATGATAATATCCATATTCATGAATACCCAATCCCGGATTATGATTGTCCAGATCCTAATCCCAATGCTCCAAGCAAATTTCCTTCTCAACTTCAGCCAGCTTTCGAAGCCTCTATTCACCTCAGGGGTCCTGTTTGCAAACTCCTTACTACCCTTTCTGCCACTAGTCGAAGAATCGTTATTATTCATGACTATTTAATGGCCTCAGTAGTTCAAGATTTTGTATCCATACCTAATGCGGAGAGTTATACTTTCCAGACTTGTTCTGCTTTTTTTACTTTTACCTACTACTGGGATTATGCCGGCAGGCCTATTGCTGCTGATGATCAGATACTTCAGCAACTTATTTCTACCGAAGGTTCTCTGACTCCAGAGTTGTTGGCTTTCGGTGAAAAACAAGAAATTTATGTCCAAAAAAGCTCTGGTGAAATTTACAATACATCCAGAGCAATTGAAGGTTATTACCTTGATTTGTTTGAGAAAATGCAGGTTGGCAAGAAACATTGGGCCATTGGACCATTCAATCCTGTAGACATTTGCAAAGAACCAGACCAGAAACGACACAAATGCTTAGAATGGCTAGATAATCAAGTTTCTAATTCTGTGATTTATGTTTCTTTTGGAACAACAACTTGTCTCACTGATGAACAAATCCATGCTATCGCTGTTGGCCTAGAAAACAGTGGCCAAAGATTCATTTGGGTATTGAGAGACGCGGATAAAGGAGATATATTTACTGGAGATGTCAGAAAAGCTGAATTACCAACAGGGTATGAAGACAGAATATTAGAAGCCAGACAAGGGATGATAGTGAGGGGTTGGGCGCCCCAGTTGGAGATTTTAGCGCACACGTCCACAGGAGGATTTATGAGTCACTGCGGATGGAATTCATGCTTAGAAAGCCTGACAATGGGAGTGCCTATGGCTACATGGCCAATGCATTCTGACCAGCCTAGAAATTCTGAGTTAATAACAAAGGCACTAAAACTAGGCGTTGTCGTCAAGGACTGGACTCCAGAAAATGACTTGGTGGGATCCTTACAAATCGAAAAGGCAGTGAAAAAATTGATAGCATCCAAAGAAGGAGATGAAATGAGGAAAAGAGCTGCAGAGTATAGAAATGACATAAAGAAATCTGTGACAGAAGGCGGAGACAGTCGCCTTGAAATGGATTCGTTTGTCGATCACATCACAAGAGAATAA
- the LOC135152721 gene encoding uncharacterized protein LOC135152721, which yields MTNTTEQTTGNTSNPNPGFDFGNSPEGLLPTPEEQQQMLLKWREEQAAKAQSSKTKEQEAARLAKKREADELRLKALQLQREEIELQERALREALEAEGDRAPEGEGKKKRNREDQDGSSDSESHSRGPRHRHVTPSDTEGEEGPHVRDRLRRMEKAMFGDKTLTHEPVIVEEIEQYRPPPGRQFPKMNEFNGKGDPIDHCDKYESLMTGMGHCDIMLCKMFKTYLKGSATMWYRSLRPRSVSSYDQLKRKFLRHYSHLCRREKDTEALIHCRQRPNEELGDYLARFKEEAGMVTNLDKVKAAGFLTAGLDPVKGKKLRSSLYDIPPKSLNDIYLRGESIRRKMESIGGHKSDRKDDRYSSRSDGRGKRNDSHRGRRDERDEKLDRGAERRRDRDSTVFTPLNTSVSKILNEIKGKPGFVRPPKMKIPDYKKNSDKYCDYHRDNGHNTDECYHLKKLIERMVKAGDLNQYVKDLRDRLGPKEDKGKAPEEGERYRGEVRTIFGGTILDRSSKTAKKKYARQVYNLYSINSTKQSYPIMFSQEDYEDVMLPHEDPLVINPVIGQNKIWKVLVDGGSSVNVLYYNTYQKMNLEGKQIDTCYEAPLYGFGNQPVPIEGTIHLPLLLGKSPYTVEKQVKFYVVRVESPFNAILGRPVLTAFEAIASIPHLKLKFPTEEGVGEMRGDQKAARIIMLEDLEKDKDLGGAEGNKRRRTEDGPGGSGHALHIELEKFGNDLSNPIAEPGTETEEVELYAGCSGKMVRIGKDMEPGLKEKVIDVVRRYHDVFAWGPEDMPGLDESIARHRLNVHPQAVPVKQKKRNFAVERQKVIEAEVEKLLEAKFIEEIEYPEWLANVVVVKKSNNKWRMCVDYTDLNKNCPKDHYPLPNIDQLIDATSGYQILSFLDAFSGYHQIAMDAEDIPKTAFITPKGTYAYIKMPFGLKNAGATFQRMVNKVFADQIGRNMECYVDDMIVKSLFQDHADDLKECFETLRRNNMKINPAKCTFGVCSGKFLGYMVSARGIEANPEKIKAVIEMEAPKTIRDIQKLTGRLAALRRFISRSAEKALPFFEVLKGAKNFEWGPNCIKAFEEIKEYLVKAPLLLRPDPKETLQLYLAVSDRTLGAVLVKEHEKNQHPVFYVSHMLRDAETRYPNAEKFAYGLVMASRKLRHYFQGRTIQVVTDQPLKKILSRPEASGRVVAWSVELGEYDLEYVPRTAIKAQALVDFMVECRFSGPTDLEPKEQLIRTPGRWKLFVDGSVAGSKCGAGLILSSPDGFEICQAIRFTFPLTNNEAEYEALLAGMGLAKNLEVRHLRAFSDSMLVVKHFSGEYEQKEPRTKAYAAKVREQTQFFETFELSAIGREDNGRADALSRLASAETQNLTGSIYLTEVKMPSVDKKACLEIHQGINWMTPIRAYLEKGFLPLGKKEAQKIKYRAASYTLIGGRLFRRSVSQPLLRCLDPEEQLLALETVHEGICGEHLAGRSLALKILRQGFFWPTIREDAANYSKKCRQCQIHSNVPKQPPEEMTSVLSPIPFSMWAIDIVGILPTSTRQAKYCIVAIDYMTKWVEARPLSAITEQAAKKFFLEQIIVRFGIPMVCVSDNGTQFVGRKFKEFLASFGIQQRFSSVGHPQGNGAIEAANKIIFHGIKKRLGEAKGLWAEELPWILWAYRTTPRSSTGETPFRLAYGTDSLVPVEVGLESYRTQVFDPDTNEYGLRGNLDLLEEEREAAHQRNVRYQQQASQYYDSGIRKRSFRVGDMVLRDLATSMPTKQGKLMPNWEGPYTVVEIVRPGTYKLAALDGNPIKNTWHASQLRKYYQ from the coding sequence ATGACAAACACAACCGAACAAACCACTGGAAATACCTCCAACCCAAACCCAGGTTTCGACTTTGGCAATAGTCCCGAAGGGCTGTTGCCCACCCCCGAAGAACAACAGCAGATGCTGTTGAAATGGCGAGAAGAGCAGGCTGCTAAAGCCCAATCTTCCAAGACCAAAGAGCAAGAAGCCGCCCGACTAGCCAAGAAGAGGGAAGCCGACGAACTACGGCTGAAGGCCCTCCAGCTACAAAGGGAAGAGATTGAGCTCCAAGAAAGAGCCCTCCGAGAGGCCTTGGAGGCCGAAGGAGATCGAGCGCCGGAAGGCGAAGGAAAGAAGAAGAGAAATCGGGAAGACCAAGACGGGTCTTCGGACTCCGAGTCACACTCCCGAGGGCCTCGTCACAGGCATGTCACACCTTCGGATACCGAAGGGGAGGAAGGACCCCACGTCAGGGACCGACTTCGCCGAATGGAGAAGGCCATGTTTGGGGACAAGACGTTGACCCATGAGCCAGTAATAGTCGAGGAGATCGAGCAATATCGGCCGCCCCCGGGTAGACAGTTCCCGAAAATGAATGAATTTAACGGGAAGGGCGACCCGATCGATCACTGCGACAAGTACGAGTCCCTGATGACTGGAATGGGGCATTGTGACATCATGCTATGCAAGATGTTCAAGACCTACCTGAAGGGATCTGCTACGATGTGGTACCGATCCCTACGACCAAGGTCGGTCAGTTCTTATGACCAGTTGAAACGCAAGTTCTTGAGGCACTACTCCCACTTGTGCCGAAGAGAGAAGGATACCGAAGCCCTTATCCATTGCCGACAGAGACCTAATGAGGAGTTGGGCGACTACTTGGCCAGGTTCAAGGAAGAGGCCGGAATGGTCACTAATCTGGATAAGGTGAAGGCTGCAGGATTCCTGACGGCTGGACTGGACCCGGTGAAGGGAAAGAAACTCCGATCATCTTTGTACGATATACCCCCCAAGTCACTGAATGACATCTATTTGCGGGGAGAAAGCATCAGAAGGAAGATGGAGTCCATTGGGGGACACAAGAGCGACCGGAAAGATGATCGGTACAGTTCCCGTTCGGACGGCAGGGGAAAAAGGAATGATAGCCACCGAGGCAGGAGAGATGAAAGGGATGAAAAGCTGGATCGGGGGGCCGAACGAAGGAGAGATAGAGACAGCACTGTGTTCACTCCTCTGAATACATCTGTCTCCAAGATTCTTAACGAAATTAAAGGAAAACCAGGATTCGTTCGACCGCCGAAGATGAAGATCCCAGATTACAAGAAAAACTCAGACAAGTATTGCGACTATCATCGGGACAACGGGCATAATACCGATGAATGCTACCACTTGAAAAAGTTAATAGAAAGGATGGTCAAGGCTGGTGATTTGAACCAGTATGTTAAGGATCTGAGGGATCggttgggtcccaaagaagataAAGGGAAGGCGCCCGAAGAAGGAGAGAGGTACAGAGGTGAGGTCCGAACGATTTTCGGGGGAACAATTCTGGACCGAAGTAGCAAGACAGCTAAGAAGAAGTACGCCCGACAGGTCTACAACCTCTACagcatcaactccaccaaacaGTCGTATCCTATAATGTTCTCACAAGAAGATTATGAGGATGTTATGTTGCCGCACGAGGATCCGTTGGTCATTAATCCCGTGATCGGTCAAAATAAGATCTGGAAGGTCCTGGTTGATGGGGGAAGTTCTGTTAACGTCCTCTACTACAACACCTACCAGAAGATGAACCTCGAAGGCAAGCAGATCGATACCTGCTATGAGGCACCCCTCTATGGGTTCGGCAACCAGCCGGTCCCGATCGAAGGTACGATCCACTTGCCCTTGTTGCTCGGTAAATCCCCTTATACTGTGGAAAAACAGGTCAAGTTCTATGTGGTCCGAGTCGAGAGTCCTTTCAATGCCATCTTGGGGAGACCTGTTCTCACTGCCTTCGAAGCCATTGCCTCTATCCCCCACCTCAAGTTGAAGTTCCCGACCGAGGAGGGGGTGGGAGAGATGAGAGGTGATCAGAAGGCTGCTAGGATCATTATGCTGGAAGACTTGGAGAAAGATAAGGATCTAGGCGGCGCCGAAGGAAACAAACGGCGCCGAACCGAAGATGGTCCTGGGGGCAGTGGCCATGCCCTACACATTGAGTTGGAAAAGTTTGGAAATGACCTCTCAAACCCGATAGCCGAACCAGGCACCGAGACCGAAGAGGTGGAATTATATGCAGGGTGCTCGGGAAAAATGGTTCGGATCGGTAAAGATATGGAACCGGGGCTGAAGGAAAAGGTGATCGATGTGGTCCGTCGGTACCACGATGTTTTTGCCTGGGGACCCGAAGACATGCCAGGGTTGGATGAGTCGATCGCTCGGCACAGGCTAAATGTTCATCCACAGGCTGTGCCCGTTAAGCAAAAAAAGAGGAACTTCGCTGTGGAGAGGCAGAAGGTGATTGAGGCCGAAGTGGAGAAGTTACTGGAGGCCAAGTTCATCGAAGAAATTGAGTATCCCGAGTGGTTGGCAAATGTGGTGgtggtcaaaaagtcaaacaacaaGTGGAGAATGTGTGTCGATTATACCGACCTCAACAAGAATTGCCCGAAGGATCACTACCCTTTGCCGAACATCGATCAGCTGATAGATGCCACCTCTGGCTATCAAATACTCAGCTTTTTGGATGCATTCTCAGGGTATCATCAGATCGCCATGGATGCCGAGGATATTCCGAAGACAGCATTCATCACCCCGAAGGGAACCTATGCTTACATCAAGATGCCCTTCGGCCTGAAAAATGCGGgggccacttttcaaaggatgGTGAACAAAGTCTTCGCCGATCAAATAGGCCGAAACATGGAATGTTACGTAGATGATATGATAGTGAAGTCCTTATTTCAAGATCACGCCGATGACCTCAAGGAATGCTTCGAGACCCTGAGACGGAACAACATGAAGATCAACCCCGCCAAGTGCACCTTCGGGGTTTGTAGTGGCAAGTTCCTAGGGTACATGGTCAGCGCAAGGGGGATCGAGGCGAATCCCGAGAAGATAAAGGCAGTGATAGAAATGGAAGCCCCGAAGACCATTCGGGACATTCAGAAGCTAACGGGGCGACTGGCAGCCCTCCGAAGGTTCATCTCTCGGTCGGCAGAAAAGGCGCTCCCCTTCTTTGAAGTTTTGAAGGGAGCCAAGAATTTTGAGTGGGGGCCGAACTGCATAAAGGCCTTCGAAGAAATAAAGGAATATCTGGTTAAAGCCCCTCTGCTGCTGAGGCCCGATCCGAAGGAGACCCTCCAGTTGTACTTGGCAGTAAGTGACCGAACCCTTGGTGCGGTCTTGGTAAAGGAGCACGAGAAGAACCAACATCCGGTCTTCTATGTGTCTCATATGCTGAGGGATGCCGAAACCCGATACCCGAATGCCGAGAAGTTCGCATATGGGCTGGTCATGGCCTCCCGAAAATTGCGACACTATTTTCAAGGGCGAACGATACAAGTGGTCACCGACCAACCTCTGAAGAAGATTCTCAGCCGACCGGAGGCTTCGGGCAGAGTCGTCGCCTGGTCTGTAGAATTGGGGGAATACGACTTAGAATATGTTCCCCGAACAGCCATTAAAGCCCAAGCCTTGGTTGACTTCATGGTAGAGTGCCGTTTTTCCGGGCCGACGGACTTGGAACCAAAGGAACAGCTCATTCGGACTCCTGGTAGGTGGAAGTTGTTTGTGGATGGGTCGGTGGCCGGGTCAAAATGTGGGGCCGGATTGATCCTTTCTAGTCCCGATGGATTTGAGATTTGTCAAGCCATCCGGTTCACTTTCCCTTTGACCAACAATGAGGCCGAGTACGAAGCCCTCTTGGCAGGAATGGGTCTAGCCAAAAATCTGGAGGTAAGGCACTTGAGGGCTTTCAGCGACTCCATGCTGGTTGTCAAGCACTTTTCTGGGGAGTATGAACAGAAAGAGCCCCGAACGAAGGCTTACGCCGCTAAAGTACGCGAACAAACTCAGTTTTTCGAAACATTTGAATTGAGCGCCATCGGTCGGGAAGACAATGGCCGCGCCGATGCTCTCTCTCGATTAGCCTCGGCCGAAACACAGAATTTGACGGGGTCCATCTACTTGACGGAGGTAAAAATGCCTTCGGTCGACAAGAAAGCTTGCCTGGAAATTCATCAAGGCATAAATTGGATGACCCCCATCAGAGCATACTTGGAAAAAGGGTTCTTGCCCTTAGGGAAGAAGGAAGCCCAAAAGATAAAGTACCGAGCAGCTAGCTACACACTGATCGGGGGCCGACTCTTTAGGCGATCAGTCTCTCAGCCGCTGCTCCGATGCTTAGATCCAGAGGAACAACTTCTAGCCCTGGAGACAGTTCATGAAGGCATCTGCGGCGAGCACCTGGCCGGCCGATCCCTAGCCCTAAAGATACTTCGACAGGGATTCTTTTGGCCGACCATCAGAGAAGATGCAGCCAACTATTCAAAGAAATGCCGACAGTGTCAAATCCACAGCAATGTTCCGAAGCAGCCCCCGGAAGAAATGACTTCGGTCCTCAGCCCAATCCCTTTTTCCATGTGGGCCATCGACATAGTTGGAATCCTACCGACCAGCACTCGGCAAGCCAAATATTGCATAGTAGCCATTGACTACATGACAAAGTGGGTCGAAGCCCGACCGCTCTCAGCCATCACCGAACAGGCCGCCAAGAAATTCTTCCTGGAGCAAATAATTGTGAGGTTCGGCATACCGATGGTGTGTGTATCCGATAATGGCACTCAGTTTGTGGGGAGGAAGTTCAAAGAATTCTTGGCCAGCTTCGGCATTCAACAAAGGTTCAGCTCGGTCGGTCATCCCCAAGGAAACGGGGCGATCGAGGCAGCTAACAAGATTATCTTTCACGGAATCAAGAAGCGCCTTGGAGAAGCTAAGGGACTATGGGCCGAAGAACTCCCTTGGATCCTGTGGGCATACCGAACCACTCCTCGCTCTTCGACAGGAGAAACGCCATTTCGCTTAGCTTATGGGACCGACTCACTTGTTCCAGTTGAGGTTGGCCTAGAATCTTACCGAACCCAGGTCTTCGATCCCGACACCAATGAATATGGCCTCCGAGGCAACCTGGATCTCCTAGAGGAGGAAAGAGAGGCCGCCCATCAGAGGAACGTCCGATACCAACAGCAAGCATCTCAGTATTATGATTCGGGCATCCGAAAGCGCTCCTTTAGAGTTGGGGACATGGTTCTCCGGGATCTGGCAACTTCTATGCCAACAAAGCAAGGCAAGCTTATGCCCAACTGGGAAGGACCTTACACTGTTGTCGAGATCGTTCGGCCAGGAACCTACAAACTAGCAGCTTTGGATGGAAACCCTA